The Azospirillum baldaniorum genome window below encodes:
- a CDS encoding TauD/TfdA dioxygenase family protein: MTHPAFTAHPVSPTLGAEIRGIDLSQPLDAATAAALSQALDRHLVLVFRGQTLSDADLVRVSGHFGPLDKAPITEHGRLHAPGLEEVYVISNVTEQGRPIGALGAGESVWHADMTYLETPPYASSLYALEVPEEGGDTGFISMFAAYDALPENLKRRVGGLSIKHDSTTNSGGYLRQGFAPPTDLATSPGTVHPLVIAHPVSGRKALLLGRRPHACIPGLPLAESEALLDAVWEAAVRPELSWHHQWRVGDLVMWDNRWTMHRRDPFPEDQRRRMHRTQIAVPALSFRQGFVTGVTFGTTPSENAPVR, translated from the coding sequence ATGACCCACCCCGCCTTCACCGCCCATCCGGTCTCCCCCACGCTGGGGGCCGAGATCCGCGGCATCGACCTGTCGCAGCCGCTGGACGCCGCCACCGCCGCTGCGCTGTCCCAGGCGCTGGACCGTCATCTGGTGCTGGTGTTCCGCGGCCAGACGCTGTCCGACGCCGACCTCGTCCGGGTGTCCGGGCATTTCGGGCCGCTTGACAAGGCGCCGATCACCGAGCATGGCCGGCTGCACGCGCCGGGCCTCGAGGAGGTCTACGTCATCTCCAACGTCACGGAGCAGGGCCGCCCCATCGGCGCGCTGGGGGCGGGGGAGTCGGTCTGGCACGCCGACATGACCTATCTGGAGACTCCGCCCTACGCCAGCAGCCTCTACGCGCTGGAGGTGCCGGAGGAGGGTGGGGACACCGGATTCATCAGCATGTTCGCCGCCTACGACGCGCTGCCGGAGAATCTGAAGCGGCGGGTTGGCGGGCTGTCGATCAAGCACGACAGCACGACCAACAGCGGCGGCTATCTGCGGCAGGGCTTCGCGCCTCCGACCGACCTCGCCACCTCGCCCGGCACCGTGCACCCGCTGGTCATCGCCCATCCGGTGAGCGGGCGCAAGGCGCTGCTGCTGGGGCGCCGCCCGCACGCCTGCATCCCCGGCCTGCCGCTGGCGGAGAGCGAGGCGTTGCTCGACGCGGTGTGGGAGGCGGCGGTGCGTCCGGAGTTGTCCTGGCACCACCAATGGCGGGTCGGCGATCTCGTGATGTGGGACAACCGCTGGACCATGCACCGCCGCGATCCCTTTCCCGAGGACCAGCGCCGCCGCATGCACCGCACCCAGATCGCCGTCCCCGCCCTTTCCTTCCGGCAGGGTTTCGTTACGGGTGTCACGTTTGGGACTACCCCGTCAGAAAATGCTCCAGTCCGGTGA
- a CDS encoding rhodanese-like domain-containing protein has product MPDTATPDTAPLATRTAADIRRDWIDRREVALLDAREEGPYSLAHPLFAVSVPLSRVELLAYDLLPRRDVPITVYDNGEGYAEPAARRLQALGYREVTLLEGGLAGWTAAGFEVYRDVNVPSKAFGEWVEHHRHTPSLPADEVKTLIDSGADLVILDARRYEEFQTMAIPGGVSVPGAELVKRVHDIAPDPRTLVIVNCAGRTRSIIGTQSLVNAGIPNRVAALRNGTIGWTLAGLELDRGRDGRFPAVSPEGDTRARKAARAVADRAGVGRIGPAALDAFRGDERRTLHLFDVRTPEEYEAGHLPGFRHAAGGQLIQATDEYVAVRGARIVLVDDPAGGGGPRADMTASWLAQLGWEVHVLEGDVASLGIESGPDRRRLPPVPDVGAETVAPRDLLALLENGEAAVIDITRSPRYRAGHIPGAYFSTRARLGGTIARLPKGVRPVLTCWDGTLTRYAAADFPPGAVPLLLEGGTQGWVAAGLPLSAGLERLGPEPDDVYKRPYEGTDNSAAAMQGYIDWELELVDQLKRDGAHNFRVI; this is encoded by the coding sequence ATGCCCGATACCGCAACCCCCGACACCGCTCCGCTCGCCACCCGCACCGCCGCGGACATCCGCCGCGACTGGATCGACCGCAGGGAGGTCGCCCTTCTCGACGCGCGGGAGGAGGGGCCCTATTCGCTGGCCCACCCGCTGTTCGCCGTGTCGGTGCCGCTCAGCCGGGTGGAATTGCTGGCCTACGATCTGCTGCCGCGGCGCGACGTGCCGATCACCGTCTACGACAACGGCGAGGGCTATGCCGAGCCGGCGGCGCGGCGGCTCCAGGCGCTGGGCTACCGCGAGGTGACGCTGCTGGAGGGCGGGCTGGCCGGCTGGACCGCCGCCGGGTTCGAGGTCTACCGGGACGTCAACGTGCCAAGCAAGGCGTTCGGCGAGTGGGTGGAGCATCACCGCCACACCCCGTCGCTGCCTGCGGACGAGGTGAAGACGCTGATCGATAGTGGGGCCGATCTGGTGATCCTCGACGCCCGCCGCTACGAGGAGTTCCAGACCATGGCGATTCCCGGCGGCGTCAGCGTGCCGGGGGCCGAGCTGGTCAAGCGCGTCCACGACATCGCGCCCGACCCGCGGACGCTGGTCATCGTCAACTGCGCCGGGCGCACCCGTTCGATCATCGGCACGCAGTCGCTGGTGAATGCTGGCATCCCCAACCGCGTGGCGGCGCTGCGCAACGGCACCATCGGCTGGACCCTGGCCGGGCTGGAACTGGACCGCGGGCGCGACGGGCGCTTTCCGGCGGTGTCGCCGGAGGGCGACACGAGGGCCCGCAAGGCCGCCCGCGCGGTGGCTGACCGGGCCGGCGTCGGGCGCATCGGCCCCGCCGCGCTGGACGCCTTCCGCGGCGACGAGCGGCGCACCCTGCACCTGTTCGACGTGCGCACGCCGGAGGAGTATGAGGCCGGCCATCTGCCGGGCTTCCGCCACGCGGCGGGCGGCCAGCTCATCCAGGCGACGGACGAGTATGTCGCGGTGCGCGGCGCCCGCATCGTGCTGGTCGACGACCCGGCGGGCGGCGGCGGGCCGCGCGCCGACATGACCGCCTCCTGGCTGGCGCAGCTTGGCTGGGAGGTGCATGTGCTGGAGGGCGACGTGGCGTCTCTGGGCATCGAGAGCGGCCCCGACCGTCGCCGCCTGCCGCCCGTCCCGGACGTTGGGGCGGAGACGGTGGCGCCGCGCGACCTGCTGGCCCTGCTGGAGAACGGCGAGGCGGCGGTGATCGACATCACCCGCAGCCCGCGCTACCGCGCCGGCCACATCCCGGGGGCGTATTTCTCGACCCGCGCGCGTCTGGGCGGCACCATCGCTCGCCTGCCGAAGGGCGTGCGGCCGGTGCTTACCTGCTGGGACGGCACGCTGACCCGCTACGCCGCCGCCGATTTCCCGCCGGGGGCGGTCCCGCTGCTGCTGGAGGGCGGCACGCAGGGCTGGGTGGCGGCCGGGCTGCCGCTCAGCGCCGGGCTGGAGCGCCTGGGGCCGGAGCCGGACGACGTCTACAAGCGTCCCTACGAGGGCACCGACAACAGCGCCGCCGCCATGCAGGGCTACATCGACTGGGAGCTTGAGCTGGTGGACCAGCTAAAGCGCGACGGCGCCCACAATTTCCGCGTCATCTGA
- a CDS encoding ABC transporter substrate-binding protein, whose amino-acid sequence MTISPRFPASPRFFGVGRRALLGTALLLAAGFAGLTPAPAQAEATQVRFARNLGLGYLPLYVMEDKGLVEKHARAAGLGAVTASYTPLGNPTTITEATLSGNADFGAAGVPAFIIAWDKTKGNANLRGLAALNAQPAYLNTNRPEVKGLTDFTETDRIVVPSVRASYQAIVLQIAAEQVFGPGQHARLDPLTVSLAHPDGTAALLSGRTEITAHFTSPPFQDQQLRDPKIHKVLSSYDVLGGPASFSALWTSAAFHEANPRLTKAVLAALEDAVALIKADPREAARAYIRIEKSKLGEEEVAAMIAHPEVSYDLAPRGIGIFTDFMARIGSIRNRPADWRDLFFADIHDRTGS is encoded by the coding sequence ATGACCATTTCCCCGCGCTTCCCCGCTTCCCCGCGCTTCTTCGGGGTGGGCCGCCGGGCGCTGCTCGGCACCGCGCTGCTGCTCGCCGCCGGCTTCGCCGGCCTGACGCCGGCCCCCGCGCAGGCCGAGGCGACGCAGGTCCGCTTCGCCCGCAACCTCGGCCTCGGCTACCTGCCGCTCTACGTCATGGAGGACAAGGGGCTGGTGGAGAAGCACGCCCGCGCCGCCGGGCTGGGCGCGGTGACGGCCAGCTACACCCCGCTCGGCAACCCGACGACGATCACCGAGGCCACCCTGTCCGGCAACGCCGATTTCGGGGCGGCGGGCGTGCCGGCCTTCATCATCGCCTGGGACAAGACGAAGGGGAACGCCAACCTGCGCGGGCTGGCCGCCCTGAACGCCCAGCCGGCCTACCTCAACACCAACCGGCCCGAGGTGAAGGGCCTGACGGACTTCACCGAGACGGACCGCATCGTCGTGCCGTCGGTCCGCGCCTCCTATCAGGCCATCGTGCTCCAGATCGCCGCCGAGCAGGTCTTCGGCCCCGGCCAGCACGCGCGGCTGGACCCGCTGACCGTCTCGCTGGCCCATCCCGACGGCACCGCCGCCCTGCTGTCCGGCCGGACGGAGATCACCGCCCACTTCACCAGCCCGCCCTTCCAGGACCAGCAGCTCCGCGACCCGAAGATCCACAAGGTGCTGAGCAGCTACGACGTGCTGGGCGGGCCGGCGTCCTTCAGCGCGCTGTGGACCTCCGCCGCCTTCCACGAGGCCAACCCGCGGCTGACCAAGGCCGTGCTGGCGGCGCTGGAGGACGCGGTGGCCCTCATCAAGGCCGACCCCAGGGAGGCCGCCCGCGCCTACATCCGCATCGAGAAGTCCAAGCTGGGCGAGGAGGAGGTGGCGGCGATGATCGCCCATCCGGAGGTGTCCTACGACCTCGCCCCGCGCGGCATCGGCATCTTCACCGACTTCATGGCGCGCATCGGCTCGATCCGCAACCGGCCCGCCGACTGGCGCGACCTGTTCTTCGCCGACATCCACGACCGCACCGGAAGCTGA
- a CDS encoding metal ABC transporter ATP-binding protein, protein MTGPAILFDAVGLTLGRTVILDGVSLRVAAGTVHALVGPNGSGKSSLIRALLGQAPHRGTIRLDWPGDGPGTIAYVPQSVEFDRGLPLTVEDFLAVLCQRRPAFLGPDRRIDYGVALDRVGMAGKARRRFGALSGGERQRVLLAQALIPAPDLIVLDEPMTALDEAGIAIFETLLAELSAAGTTILWVEHDLAQVRRLATRVTGLNRRVLFDGAPLEMLSPERVFDLFSAVPRRTAAERIAS, encoded by the coding sequence GTGACGGGTCCCGCCATCCTGTTCGACGCGGTGGGCCTGACGCTGGGGCGCACGGTGATCCTCGACGGCGTGTCCCTGCGCGTCGCGGCGGGCACCGTCCACGCGCTGGTTGGCCCCAACGGCAGCGGCAAGTCGTCGTTGATCCGCGCCCTGCTCGGTCAGGCGCCGCACCGCGGGACCATTCGGCTCGACTGGCCGGGCGACGGGCCGGGGACCATCGCCTACGTGCCGCAATCGGTGGAGTTCGACCGCGGCCTGCCGCTGACGGTGGAGGACTTCCTGGCCGTGCTGTGCCAGCGCCGCCCCGCCTTCCTCGGGCCGGACCGCCGCATCGATTACGGCGTGGCGCTGGACCGCGTCGGCATGGCCGGCAAGGCCCGCCGCCGTTTCGGCGCCCTGTCGGGGGGCGAGCGGCAGCGCGTCCTGCTTGCCCAGGCGCTGATCCCGGCGCCGGACCTGATCGTTCTGGACGAGCCGATGACCGCGCTCGACGAGGCCGGGATCGCCATCTTCGAAACGCTGCTGGCCGAGCTGTCCGCCGCCGGGACCACCATCCTGTGGGTGGAGCACGATCTGGCCCAGGTGCGCCGGCTGGCGACGCGGGTGACCGGCCTGAACCGGCGCGTGCTGTTCGACGGCGCCCCGCTGGAGATGCTGTCGCCGGAGCGGGTGTTCGACCTGTTCTCCGCCGTTCCGCGCCGCACGGCAGCCGAGAGGATCGCGTCATGA
- a CDS encoding TauD/TfdA dioxygenase family protein gives MTQFASADAVGTSIARLDIRPVAGRIGAEIHGVRLSGDLPPAVLRAIRQALGRHKVLFFREQTHLDEAGQEAFGRQFGNLVPHPTVPSLAGTANILDVDGSRGERASSWHTDVTFVPGYPAISILRSVTAPERGGDTLWANTAAAYAELSPPLRDLADRLWALHSNVYDYVGDRQSASEQGLHRYQTVFTSTRYETEHPLVHVHAETGERSLILGHFVQRIVGLPSTDSRLLLELFQNHVVRPENVVRWRWSAGDVAVWDNRATQHRAVDDYDEQPRIVRRVTVTGEPPVAVDGRRSFLRSVTPPQSASSSIAAE, from the coding sequence ATGACCCAGTTTGCATCCGCCGATGCTGTCGGCACCTCCATCGCCCGTCTCGACATTCGTCCCGTCGCGGGGCGCATCGGGGCGGAAATCCATGGCGTCCGGCTGTCCGGCGACCTTCCGCCGGCGGTCCTGCGGGCCATCCGGCAGGCTCTGGGCCGCCACAAGGTGCTGTTCTTCCGCGAGCAGACCCATCTGGACGAGGCCGGGCAGGAGGCGTTCGGTCGCCAGTTCGGCAACCTCGTGCCGCACCCGACCGTGCCATCCCTGGCTGGCACCGCCAACATCCTGGATGTGGACGGCAGCCGGGGCGAGCGCGCCAGCTCCTGGCACACCGACGTGACCTTCGTTCCCGGCTATCCCGCCATTTCCATCCTGCGCAGCGTCACCGCGCCGGAGCGCGGCGGCGACACGCTGTGGGCCAACACGGCCGCCGCCTATGCCGAGCTGTCGCCGCCCCTGCGCGATCTTGCGGACCGGCTGTGGGCGCTGCACTCCAACGTCTACGACTATGTCGGCGACCGTCAGAGCGCGTCGGAACAGGGGCTGCACCGCTACCAGACCGTCTTCACCTCCACCCGCTACGAGACGGAGCACCCACTCGTCCATGTCCATGCGGAAACCGGCGAGCGCTCGCTGATCCTCGGCCATTTCGTGCAGCGGATCGTCGGGTTGCCGAGTACCGATTCCCGCCTGCTGCTGGAGCTGTTCCAGAACCATGTCGTCCGCCCGGAGAATGTGGTGCGCTGGCGCTGGTCCGCGGGGGACGTCGCCGTGTGGGACAACCGGGCGACCCAGCACCGCGCCGTGGATGATTACGACGAGCAGCCGCGCATCGTCCGCCGCGTCACCGTCACCGGGGAACCGCCGGTCGCCGTGGACGGCCGGCGGAGCTTCCTGCGCTCGGTCACGCCGCCGCAGTCCGCCTCCTCGTCCATCGCCGCCGAATAA
- a CDS encoding DUF6162 family protein, protein MHHQIVRRAGAERETLWVALAAGAILVSAALAVGLRAVPDAEAPLAAHLIDSRTGLTAAEQGLYADLKAAGEEIAALRTAEGRAPTLAELAAEALPPFAADPSAAARGGHAWTFAKTGDGVAYAGVSAAPELAGSLVLRLDGHGADIWLKRAAEAPPAPPEDAALTAAGWKRIVSTFTAGVTR, encoded by the coding sequence ATGCATCACCAGATCGTCCGCCGCGCCGGGGCCGAGCGCGAGACCCTGTGGGTCGCGTTGGCCGCCGGGGCCATTCTCGTGTCCGCCGCCCTGGCGGTCGGGCTGCGCGCCGTTCCGGACGCGGAAGCCCCGCTGGCCGCCCACCTCATCGACTCCCGCACCGGCCTGACCGCCGCCGAGCAGGGCCTCTACGCCGACCTGAAGGCGGCGGGGGAGGAGATCGCCGCCCTGCGGACGGCGGAGGGCCGGGCGCCGACGCTGGCGGAACTGGCTGCCGAGGCGCTGCCGCCCTTCGCCGCCGACCCCAGCGCCGCGGCGCGCGGCGGGCATGCCTGGACCTTCGCCAAGACTGGCGATGGGGTCGCCTATGCCGGCGTTTCCGCCGCGCCGGAACTGGCCGGGTCCCTGGTCCTGCGGCTGGACGGCCATGGCGCCGACATCTGGCTGAAGCGCGCCGCCGAAGCCCCGCCCGCCCCGCCGGAGGACGCGGCGCTGACCGCCGCCGGCTGGAAGCGGATCGTTTCCACCTTCACCGCCGGGGTGACCCGATGA
- a CDS encoding metal ABC transporter solute-binding protein, Zn/Mn family: protein MKRVTLAALLLLSTVAGASAETVLAGHPVTAGLAQALTKGTPVVVEAVVPPAIPMGRQHAFLSGRGETKLAEAARKADAVLTLRSAWVEDPLYPLARRANIRLVEIDAARPVDGALPGIAVNGDAAFPWLGIANAGRMADILAADLRRLYPGSAAAIDANLATLKRGLLMMSSRSAQAFAALPDPSAAALSDRFATLAADLGLDLRRVWTRDDRDWTPERLAQLTTTLKAEAIPVVLHHRQPAPEIAQAVADGGARLIVLDSLESGPPAAMDAALARIAEQLEAGLR, encoded by the coding sequence ATGAAGCGCGTCACGCTCGCGGCGCTCCTGCTGCTGTCCACGGTGGCGGGCGCGTCCGCCGAGACGGTCCTGGCCGGGCACCCGGTCACCGCCGGGCTGGCCCAGGCGCTGACGAAGGGAACGCCGGTGGTGGTGGAGGCGGTGGTTCCGCCGGCCATCCCCATGGGGCGCCAGCACGCCTTCCTGAGCGGGCGCGGCGAGACCAAGCTGGCGGAGGCGGCCCGCAAGGCCGACGCGGTGCTGACCCTGCGCTCCGCCTGGGTCGAGGATCCGCTCTATCCACTGGCGCGGCGCGCCAACATCCGCCTCGTCGAGATCGACGCCGCCCGGCCGGTGGACGGCGCCTTGCCGGGGATCGCGGTCAACGGCGATGCGGCCTTCCCCTGGCTGGGCATCGCCAACGCCGGACGGATGGCCGACATCCTCGCCGCCGACCTGCGGCGCCTGTATCCTGGGTCGGCCGCCGCCATCGACGCGAATCTCGCCACCCTGAAGCGCGGGCTGTTGATGATGTCGTCCCGGTCGGCGCAAGCATTCGCCGCGTTGCCGGATCCGTCGGCGGCGGCGCTGTCCGACCGCTTCGCCACGCTGGCCGCCGACCTCGGGCTCGACCTGCGCCGGGTCTGGACCCGCGACGACCGCGACTGGACGCCGGAACGTCTGGCCCAACTGACCACCACCCTGAAGGCCGAGGCGATTCCCGTGGTGCTGCACCACCGCCAGCCGGCCCCGGAGATCGCCCAGGCCGTGGCGGACGGCGGCGCCCGGCTGATCGTGCTGGACAGTTTGGAGAGCGGTCCGCCGGCAGCGATGGACGCGGCGCTGGCGCGGATTGCCGAGCAGCTCGAGGCGGGATTGCGCTGA
- a CDS encoding metal ABC transporter solute-binding protein, Zn/Mn family, with amino-acid sequence MSILPNRRLILAGALAAAAMPAAAFAAPAGRRRFGVTLHPYYSYVANIVGDAAEVVPIIPAGFNPHAYEPRPEDIQRIGGLDAIVLNGIGHDDFAGRMIAASAKPSLPVVESNADVPLLPAAGMAARAAGRVVNPHSFLSITNSVLQVATIARELGRLDPDNAAAYAANARAYSRRLRQLRADALTKLATAGTASLRVATIHGAYDYLLREFGLEVSAVVEPAHGIEPSPAQLAETIATMRKLDVQVIFSELNFPSAYVEMIRRETGIRLYAFSHISHGDYAPDLFEREMARNLDTLVLAMAEAAP; translated from the coding sequence ATGAGCATCCTTCCTAACCGCCGCCTGATCCTGGCCGGCGCCCTGGCCGCCGCGGCCATGCCCGCCGCTGCCTTCGCGGCTCCCGCCGGGCGCCGCCGCTTCGGCGTCACCCTGCATCCCTACTATTCCTACGTCGCCAACATCGTCGGCGATGCGGCCGAGGTGGTGCCGATCATCCCGGCCGGCTTCAACCCGCACGCCTACGAGCCGCGTCCGGAGGACATCCAGCGCATCGGCGGGCTGGACGCCATCGTGCTGAACGGCATCGGCCACGACGATTTCGCCGGGCGGATGATCGCCGCCTCGGCGAAGCCGTCGCTGCCGGTGGTCGAATCCAACGCCGACGTGCCGCTGCTGCCCGCCGCGGGAATGGCGGCGCGGGCGGCCGGGAGGGTGGTCAACCCTCACAGCTTCCTGTCGATCACCAATTCGGTTCTCCAGGTCGCGACCATCGCGCGCGAACTGGGGCGGCTCGACCCGGACAACGCCGCCGCCTACGCCGCCAACGCCCGCGCCTATTCCCGCCGCCTGCGCCAGCTGCGGGCCGACGCGCTGACGAAGCTGGCGACGGCGGGCACCGCCAGCCTGCGCGTCGCCACCATCCACGGCGCCTACGATTACCTGTTGCGGGAGTTCGGGCTGGAGGTCTCCGCCGTCGTCGAGCCCGCCCACGGCATCGAGCCCAGCCCGGCCCAGCTCGCCGAGACCATCGCGACGATGCGCAAGCTCGACGTGCAGGTGATCTTCTCGGAGCTGAACTTCCCCAGCGCCTATGTGGAGATGATCCGGCGCGAGACCGGCATCCGGCTCTACGCCTTCTCCCACATCTCGCACGGCGACTACGCGCCCGACCTGTTCGAGCGCGAGATGGCCCGGAACCTCGACACGCTGGTTCTGGCGATGGCCGAGGCGGCGCCGTGA
- a CDS encoding cysteine dioxygenase: MTDPSLPNLSRLRGFIGDFTRLVERLGDDEAAILDAGRSLLAGLVAVDDWLPDAYAQPDPVHYRQYLLHCDPHERFSVVSFVWGPGQRTPIHDHTVWGLVGVLRGAEHSQRYELRDGPPFATAADHLPVGSVEAVSPRIGDVHAISNALTDRPSISIHVYGGNIGAIRRSVFDPLTGERKPFISGYANSALPNLWDRSKPVPQAA; the protein is encoded by the coding sequence ATGACCGATCCCTCACTTCCCAACCTGTCCCGCCTGCGCGGCTTCATCGGCGACTTCACCCGTCTGGTGGAGCGACTGGGCGACGACGAGGCCGCCATCCTCGACGCGGGGCGCAGCCTCCTGGCCGGGCTGGTCGCCGTGGACGACTGGCTGCCCGACGCCTACGCGCAGCCCGATCCGGTCCATTACCGGCAGTATCTGCTGCATTGCGATCCCCATGAGCGCTTCTCGGTCGTCAGCTTCGTCTGGGGGCCGGGGCAGCGCACGCCGATCCACGACCACACCGTCTGGGGGCTCGTCGGCGTGCTGCGCGGGGCGGAGCATTCCCAACGCTACGAACTGCGGGACGGCCCTCCGTTCGCCACCGCCGCCGACCATCTGCCGGTCGGATCGGTGGAGGCGGTGTCGCCGCGCATCGGCGACGTCCACGCCATTTCCAACGCGCTGACCGACCGTCCCTCGATCAGCATCCACGTCTATGGCGGCAACATCGGCGCCATCCGGCGGTCGGTCTTCGACCCGCTGACCGGCGAGCGCAAGCCCTTCATCTCCGGCTACGCCAACAGCGCCCTGCCCAACCTGTGGGACCGCTCGAAACCCGTTCCGCAAGCCGCATAA
- a CDS encoding metal ABC transporter permease, whose protein sequence is MSFEALRALVQGWAGAGLLPAGLTHGFLVNALLSGLVIGPVLGGLGTLVVTKRLAFFSEAVGHAALTGVAIGILVGEPYTGPYASLFGYCLLFALLVNYTRNRSNLTADTLIGVFLSVSLALGASLLLILASRVNIHILENVLFGSVLTVDDRDLTVLLVVALGVTALMLPLFNRLLLASFNPALARVRGVPVKGLDYLFIVLVTVVTVASVKIIGAILVGALLVIPAAAARVVASSLRGFFLLSVAFASVAAVAGILLPVQLALPVPSGGAIILAAGLLFLGALLARLFMKGEEG, encoded by the coding sequence ATGAGCTTCGAGGCGTTGCGCGCCCTGGTCCAGGGCTGGGCCGGGGCCGGGCTGTTGCCCGCCGGCTTGACCCACGGTTTTCTCGTCAACGCCCTGCTGTCCGGGCTGGTGATCGGCCCGGTGCTCGGCGGGCTCGGCACGCTGGTGGTGACCAAGCGGCTGGCCTTCTTCTCCGAAGCGGTCGGCCACGCCGCGCTGACCGGCGTCGCCATCGGCATCCTCGTGGGGGAGCCCTACACCGGCCCCTACGCCAGCCTGTTCGGCTATTGCCTGCTGTTCGCGCTGCTGGTCAACTACACGCGCAACCGCAGCAACCTGACCGCCGACACGCTGATCGGCGTGTTCCTGTCGGTGTCGCTGGCGCTGGGCGCCAGCCTGCTGCTGATCCTGGCGAGCCGGGTCAACATCCACATCCTGGAGAATGTGCTGTTCGGCTCGGTCCTGACGGTGGACGACCGCGACCTGACCGTGCTGCTGGTGGTGGCCCTCGGGGTGACCGCGCTGATGCTGCCGCTGTTCAACCGGCTGCTGCTGGCCAGCTTCAACCCGGCGCTGGCGCGGGTGCGCGGCGTGCCGGTGAAGGGGCTGGACTATCTGTTCATCGTGCTGGTGACCGTGGTCACCGTCGCGTCGGTCAAGATCATCGGCGCGATCCTGGTGGGGGCGCTGCTGGTCATTCCGGCCGCCGCGGCGCGGGTCGTCGCGTCGTCGCTGCGCGGCTTCTTCCTGCTGTCGGTCGCCTTCGCCAGCGTGGCGGCGGTGGCCGGAATCCTGCTGCCCGTGCAACTGGCCCTGCCGGTGCCGTCGGGCGGCGCCATCATCCTGGCGGCGGGGCTGCTGTTCCTGGGGGCGCTGCTGGCGCGCCTGTTCATGAAGGGGGAAGAGGGATGA